ATATTCGCATGCTCATATTGTGAATTCTATCAATCTGCCAATTTTTACAGATGAAGAGCGTGTTCAAATTGGCACAACATACAAACGTAAAGGAAGAGAAGAAGCTATATTGCTGGGCTTTGATTTGACAGGTAAAAAATGGAGGGCTTTTATTGAAAATGCTCTGCAAATAGCTCCTGATAAAAAGGTTCTAATTCATTGCTGGAGAGGAGGAATGCGTAGTGGCGCAATGGCTTGGATTCTTGATTTCTATGGTTTTGAAGTTTTAGTGCTCAACGGAGGGTATAAGCAATATAGAAATTGGGTATTGAAGCAATTTGCAAAGGACTATCCGTTCTGTGTTCTGGGTGGAATGACAGGTTCTCACAAGACTGAAATTTTAAAAGAATTGGCAGTAAAAGGAGAGCAGGTTATTGATTTAGAAGATTTAGCTCAACATTTGGGTTCTGCTTATGGTTCATTAAATAAGTTGATTCAGCCTTCTCAAGAACAATTTGAGAATATGTTGGCGCAGCAATTGTCGAACGTCAATATTCACAAAAGAATTTGGATAGAAAATGAAAGTTCTCTTATTGGGAAAATTTCTATTCCCCCAGATATTCTCAAACAAATCAAATCTGCACGTTTGGTTGAATTAAGGATTGACAAAGAGCAACGGGTGAAATTCTTAACCGAAGAGTATGGGATGTTAGATAAGAATTTTTTGATAGAATCCACTCAAAAAATTCAGAAGAGATTTGGACCTGAGCAAACTAAGGACGCAATCAATGCGATTCAAGAAAATAGAATAGAGGATTTTATTAGGATTGTATTGATTTATTATGATAAGACTTATACAAATGGAATATTAAACAGAGATGCGACAAATTGTTTTCCATTATCAATAGAGTTTGACAATGTGCAAAATACTGCTCAACAAGTGATAGCATTTGCAAATAATAATAATTTAACATAAGTGATGAACCGATTATGGGTGAAAATACAATCAAATTAACTCAATATTCTCATGGCGCAGGTTGCGGTTGTAAGATCAGTCCAACCATTTTGGATAAAATATTACATACTTCTGCAAAACAAATTGATTCTCGTTTATTAGTAGGAAACAAAGAACGTGATGATGCGGCAGTAATAGATATGGGTGATGGAAATGCGCTGATTTCAACTACAGATTTCTTTATGCCTATTGTTGACGATGCGTATGATTTTGGGAGGGTTGCTGCTACAAACGCGATTAGTGATGTTTATGCCATGGGAGGCAAGCCGCTGGTTGCAATTGCAATTTTAGGTTGGCCCATAGATAAACTTGCACCGGAAGTCGCACAAGAAGTTTTAGAAGGTGCCCGCAGTATTTGCAGCCAAGCAGGAATTAGCATTGCAGGGGGGCATAGTATAGATAGCCCTGAGCCAATCTTTGGATTGGCTGTGAATGGTTTGGTGGAGAAACGATTTTTAAAAAAAAATTCAACGGCAACAGAAGGCTCACTTATTTTTCTTACTAAACCTTTGGGCATTGGTATTTTGTCAACTGCTCAAAAAAGAGGTGTGCTGTTACCTCAAGATGAAGAACTGATGTTGAAGTATATGACAACTTTAAATGAGTCGGGAGTTTCATTTGGTCGCATTGAGGGGGTGAAGGCGATGACTGATGTTACAGGTTTTGGTTTGTTGGGACATTTGTCTGAAATGTGTGAAGGGAGCAATTTGTCAGCTGTGTTAGAGTTTGATAAGATACCG
Above is a window of Bacteroidia bacterium DNA encoding:
- the mnmH gene encoding tRNA 2-selenouridine(34) synthase MnmH, encoding MIKRIDIGDLFKLNQDVVIIDVRTPSEYSHAHIVNSINLPIFTDEERVQIGTTYKRKGREEAILLGFDLTGKKWRAFIENALQIAPDKKVLIHCWRGGMRSGAMAWILDFYGFEVLVLNGGYKQYRNWVLKQFAKDYPFCVLGGMTGSHKTEILKELAVKGEQVIDLEDLAQHLGSAYGSLNKLIQPSQEQFENMLAQQLSNVNIHKRIWIENESSLIGKISIPPDILKQIKSARLVELRIDKEQRVKFLTEEYGMLDKNFLIESTQKIQKRFGPEQTKDAINAIQENRIEDFIRIVLIYYDKTYTNGILNRDATNCFPLSIEFDNVQNTAQQVIAFANNNNLT
- the selD gene encoding selenide, water dikinase SelD, whose amino-acid sequence is MGENTIKLTQYSHGAGCGCKISPTILDKILHTSAKQIDSRLLVGNKERDDAAVIDMGDGNALISTTDFFMPIVDDAYDFGRVAATNAISDVYAMGGKPLVAIAILGWPIDKLAPEVAQEVLEGARSICSQAGISIAGGHSIDSPEPIFGLAVNGLVEKRFLKKNSTATEGSLIFLTKPLGIGILSTAQKRGVLLPQDEELMLKYMTTLNESGVSFGRIEGVKAMTDVTGFGLLGHLSEMCEGSNLSAVLEFDKIPVIPSIYQYLETGCVPGGTNRNFKSYGHKVSELNDLQRNILSDPQTSGGLLVAVEESASDKFFQLLINAGIAPVAIGRFVKKMDKLIDVL